A window of the Pseudomonas sp. B21_DOA genome harbors these coding sequences:
- a CDS encoding MAPEG family protein, producing the protein MSIPFWCVFISALLIYVARMPVARAMKEQGGYDNHLPRQQQAQLTGFGARALAAHQNSIEAFILFAVGVLMAHTTQTAGWLIDALAIIFVISRVFYLWFYLADLAKLRSLMWLVGFICSLLLMISPTFRTVLL; encoded by the coding sequence ATGAGTATTCCGTTCTGGTGTGTGTTTATCAGTGCTTTATTGATCTACGTGGCGCGCATGCCGGTGGCGAGGGCCATGAAAGAGCAGGGCGGTTATGACAATCACTTGCCCCGGCAGCAGCAGGCGCAGTTGACCGGCTTCGGTGCGAGGGCGCTGGCGGCCCATCAGAACAGCATCGAAGCCTTCATTCTGTTCGCGGTCGGTGTGCTGATGGCGCACACCACGCAAACCGCGGGTTGGCTGATCGATGCGCTGGCGATCATCTTCGTGATCTCGCGAGTGTTCTATCTGTGGTTCTATCTGGCGGATCTGGCGAAGTTGCGCAGCCTGATGTGGCTAGTTGGCTTCATCTGTTCGTTGTTGCTGATGATTAGTCCGACTTTTAGAACCGTGTTGCTCTAA
- a CDS encoding DUF599 family protein, with protein MSFIQANLIHLLAAVWFVVCWGGYTRYATWKARDTACLASVLHLYREDWMRRMLLRDNRIADASVIGNLERNASFFASSTLIILAGILTVLGASDRAVSLLADIPMVQQASQGMSEIKLLCLALVFVYAFFTFSWCMRQYNFAAILVGSAPMIGERQVTEQERKAFASRAARVISMAANQFNFGLRSYYFGMSMLAWFVSPWLFMIMSAGVVVVLYRREFHSDVLDVMVYTPTEAPVPEANKEAV; from the coding sequence ATGTCGTTCATCCAAGCCAATCTGATCCACTTGCTCGCCGCCGTCTGGTTTGTCGTCTGCTGGGGCGGTTACACCCGTTATGCCACCTGGAAGGCCCGTGATACGGCGTGTCTGGCCAGCGTGTTGCACCTTTACCGCGAAGACTGGATGCGCCGCATGCTGCTGCGTGACAACCGCATCGCCGATGCCAGCGTGATCGGCAATCTGGAGCGCAACGCCTCGTTCTTCGCATCCAGCACGCTGATCATCCTCGCCGGTATTCTCACCGTGCTCGGTGCGTCCGACCGAGCCGTGTCGTTGTTGGCGGATATTCCGATGGTGCAGCAGGCGTCGCAAGGCATGTCGGAGATCAAGTTGCTGTGCCTGGCACTGGTGTTCGTCTATGCGTTCTTCACTTTCAGCTGGTGCATGCGCCAATACAACTTCGCGGCGATTCTGGTCGGTTCAGCGCCGATGATCGGCGAGCGCCAAGTGACCGAGCAGGAACGCAAGGCCTTCGCTTCACGGGCGGCGCGGGTGATTTCGATGGCGGCCAACCAGTTCAACTTCGGCCTGCGTTCTTATTACTTCGGCATGAGCATGTTGGCGTGGTTCGTCAGCCCGTGGCTGTTCATGATCATGAGCGCCGGTGTCGTGGTGGTTTTGTACCGCCGCGAGTTTCATTCCGACGTTCTCGATGTCATGGTCTATACCCCTACAGAGGCGCCCGTCCCTGAGGCAAACAAAGAGGCTGTTTGA
- a CDS encoding PaaI family thioesterase: MAENPVFERATRFLSALRHCQVLGLHVHSASSEGLTVILPYSEKIVGNPETGVIHGGAITSLMDTACGMSTLCVLPEFEVCPTLDLRIDYMHAAEPHKAVYGFAQCYRVTTDVIFARGFAYQDDPEQPIAHVVGTFMRMGIGLKGSKGFAGAIKGASQ; encoded by the coding sequence ATGGCCGAAAACCCTGTTTTTGAGCGCGCGACGCGCTTTTTATCGGCATTGCGCCACTGTCAGGTCTTGGGCCTGCACGTGCACAGTGCCTCCAGCGAAGGGCTGACGGTGATCCTGCCGTATAGCGAAAAAATCGTCGGCAATCCCGAAACCGGCGTCATCCATGGCGGCGCCATCACTTCGCTGATGGACACCGCTTGCGGTATGTCGACCCTGTGCGTGCTGCCAGAGTTCGAAGTCTGCCCGACTCTTGATCTGCGCATCGACTACATGCACGCCGCCGAACCGCATAAAGCGGTGTATGGCTTCGCCCAGTGCTACCGCGTTACCACCGACGTGATTTTTGCCCGGGGTTTTGCCTACCAGGACGATCCCGAGCAACCGATTGCCCACGTCGTCGGCACATTCATGCGCATGGGCATCGGTCTGAAGGGCAGCAAGGGTTTCGCGGGCGCGATCAAGGGAGCGAGCCAATGA
- a CDS encoding PaaI family thioesterase: MSNDLREQLQQAHAQGDYAPLLALIPYAGLIGIECSRVGDELLFKLPANKDNIGNPLLPAIHGGVIAGFMELAAALHLLIFIGTPGVPKIIDFSLDYLRAGQFRDTWARCQVCRQGRRVANVAVTAWQSTEAEPIATARAHFKIDEPLKS; the protein is encoded by the coding sequence ATGAGCAACGACCTCAGGGAGCAGCTGCAACAGGCCCACGCGCAGGGCGATTACGCGCCGCTGCTGGCATTGATCCCTTACGCCGGGCTGATCGGTATCGAGTGCTCGCGAGTCGGCGATGAGTTGCTGTTCAAGCTGCCGGCGAACAAGGACAACATTGGTAACCCTTTATTGCCGGCGATCCACGGCGGGGTGATTGCCGGCTTCATGGAGCTGGCCGCAGCCCTGCATTTGCTGATATTTATCGGCACGCCGGGTGTGCCGAAGATCATCGATTTTTCCCTCGATTACCTGCGCGCCGGGCAGTTTCGCGACACCTGGGCCAGGTGCCAGGTCTGCCGTCAGGGCCGGCGCGTGGCCAACGTTGCGGTCACGGCGTGGCAGAGTACCGAGGCCGAACCGATCGCCACCGCCCGTGCGCACTTCAAAATTGATGAGCCCTTGAAATCCTGA
- the brnQ gene encoding branched-chain amino acid transport system II carrier protein, with product MKVLKGQDILALGFMTFALFVGAGNIIFPPIVGLQAGPHVWMAALGFLITAVGLPVVTVVALAKVGGAMDALSSPIGKIAGGILAAACYLAVGPLFATPRTATVSFEVGLAPLTGESPLALFLYSSVYFLLVFFISLYPGRLLDTVGRFLAPLKIIALAVLGIAAFALPAGDIGHGTPEYVAAPFSQGFINGYLTMDTLGALVFGIVIVNAIRSRGVESPALITRYAIIAGLIAGVGLALVYVSLFRLGSGSHEVAVGATNGAAVLHAYVQHTFGSLGSGFLAVLISLACLVTAVGLTCACAEYFSRVLPLSYKTLVIILAAFSLLVSNLGLTKLIAFSIPVLTAIYPPCIVLVALSFCKDFWHEHGRILGPVMLVSFLFGTIDALKGAGLADWMPTQLTHLPLSEQGLAWLVPCVMTLVVAVVCDRLLGKRSEVTA from the coding sequence ATGAAAGTTTTGAAAGGTCAGGACATCCTGGCACTTGGTTTTATGACGTTTGCCCTGTTTGTCGGGGCCGGTAACATCATTTTCCCGCCGATCGTCGGCTTGCAGGCCGGACCTCACGTCTGGATGGCCGCGCTGGGCTTTCTGATCACTGCCGTAGGTTTGCCGGTAGTGACCGTGGTGGCGTTGGCCAAGGTCGGCGGCGCGATGGATGCGTTGAGCAGCCCGATCGGCAAGATCGCTGGCGGTATCCTCGCGGCGGCGTGCTATCTGGCCGTGGGGCCGCTGTTCGCCACGCCGCGCACCGCGACCGTATCCTTCGAAGTGGGTCTGGCGCCGTTGACCGGCGAAAGCCCGCTGGCGCTGTTCCTCTACAGCTCGGTGTACTTCCTGCTGGTGTTCTTCATTTCGCTCTACCCTGGGCGTTTGCTGGATACCGTTGGCCGCTTCCTCGCGCCGCTGAAAATCATCGCGCTGGCAGTGTTGGGTATCGCTGCATTTGCCTTGCCGGCAGGTGACATCGGTCACGGCACGCCGGAATACGTCGCCGCGCCATTTTCGCAAGGGTTCATTAATGGTTATCTGACCATGGATACCCTCGGGGCACTGGTGTTCGGCATTGTTATCGTTAACGCGATCCGCTCCCGTGGCGTCGAGTCGCCGGCGCTGATCACCCGTTACGCGATCATCGCCGGGCTGATTGCCGGCGTGGGTCTGGCACTGGTCTACGTCAGCCTGTTCCGCCTCGGATCCGGCAGCCATGAAGTCGCGGTCGGCGCCACCAACGGCGCGGCGGTGTTGCATGCCTACGTGCAGCACACCTTCGGTTCGCTGGGCAGCGGTTTCCTTGCGGTGCTGATCTCGCTGGCGTGTCTGGTCACGGCGGTCGGTCTGACCTGTGCCTGTGCTGAGTACTTCAGCCGTGTACTGCCACTGTCCTACAAGACGCTGGTGATTATCCTCGCAGCGTTCTCGCTGCTGGTCTCCAACCTTGGTCTGACCAAGCTGATTGCTTTCTCGATTCCAGTACTCACCGCTATCTACCCGCCGTGCATCGTTCTGGTCGCGCTGAGCTTCTGCAAGGATTTCTGGCATGAGCACGGGCGCATTCTTGGCCCGGTGATGCTGGTGTCGTTCCTGTTCGGCACCATCGACGCCTTGAAAGGCGCTGGTCTGGCCGACTGGATGCCAACTCAGCTGACCCATCTGCCGCTGAGCGAGCAGGGTCTGGCGTGGCTGGTCCCGTGCGTGATGACCCTGGTGGTCGCCGTGGTCTGTGATCGCCTGCTGGGCAAGCGCAGCGAAGTCACTGCCTGA